A window from Triticum aestivum cultivar Chinese Spring chromosome 6D, IWGSC CS RefSeq v2.1, whole genome shotgun sequence encodes these proteins:
- the LOC123144452 gene encoding xaa-Pro dipeptidase isoform X1 — protein sequence MATSSLAPPEVPMELHAGNRDRLLTALRAHLSATASPPRGIALLQGGEEQTRHCTDHLELFRQESYFAYLFGVREPGFYGAIDIASGQSILFAPRLPPDYAVWMGEIKPLPYFKDRYKVDLVFYVDEIVQVLQDRFSQHGKPVLFLLYGKSTDSGNYSKPASFEGIEKFDTDLGTLHPILTECRVIKSEMELGLIQYANDVSSEAHIEVMRQAKPGMKEYQLESIFLHHSYRYGACRHCSYTCICATGENRNCDTSINIITTNHHLVPVVVLSTVSICSILHYGHTAAPNDRTLNDGDMALMDMGAEYNFYGSDITCSYPINGKFNSNQATVYNAVLKAHNAVISHMQPGVKWVDMHKLAEQTILESLKNEKIIHGDIADMMTRRLGAVFMPHGLGHLLGIDTHDPGGYPEGLERPKEPGLSSLRTIRELKEGMVITVEPGCYFIDALLRPARDDPVSSKFFNWEEIEKYKSFGGVRIESDLYVTAQGCKNLTNCPRETWEIEAVMAGVPWPPRASVTKAENGLPKA from the exons ATGGCGACCTCCTCTCTTGCTCCGCCTGAGGTGCCCATGGAGCTGCATGCGGGCAACCGTGACCGCCTCTTAACCGCACTTCGCGCCCACCTCTCCGCCACCGCTAGCCCTCCCCGTGGCATCGCCCTCCTCCAG GGCGGTGAGGAGCAGACACGACACTGCACTGATCATCTCGAGCTGTTTAG GCAGGAGAGCTACTTTGCTTATCTCTTCGGAGTGCGTGAGCCAGGGTTCTACGGCGCTATA GACATCGCCTCTGGACAATCGATTTTGTTTGCTCCAAGGTTGCCACCTGACTATGCTGTCTGGATGGGTGAAATAAAACCACTCCCTTATTTTAAG GATAGGTACAAGGTCGATTTGGTCTTCTATGTCGATGAGATTGTGCAGGTTCTGCAAGATCGATTCAGTCAGCATGGGAAGCCTGTGTTGTTTCTCTTGTATGGAAAGAGTACTGACAGCGGAAATTACTCAAAGCCTGCTAGTTTTGAA GGGATAGAGAAGTTTGACACCGATTTGGGTACACTCCACCCTATCTTAACTGAATGCCGTGTTATCAAATCTGAAATGGAGCTTGGCCTCATTCAATATGCCAATGATGTTAGCTCAGAAGCACACATTGAG GTTATGAGACAGGCAAAACCAGGCATGAAGGAATATCAGTTAGAAAGCATATTTCTTCATCATTCTTATAGGTATGGAGCCTGTCGACATTGCTCCTACACATGCATATGCGCTACCGGAGAGAACAG GAATTGTGATACAAGTATCAACATCATAACAACAAATCACCATCTAGTGCCTGTTGTAGTGTTATCCACTGTTTCCATTTG TTCTATTCTTCATTATGGACATACGGCTGCTCCAAATGACCGG ACGCTGAATGATGGAGACATGGCTCTAATGGACATGGGAGCTGAATATAATTTCTATGGCTCTGACATCACATGTTCATACCCC ATAAATGGGAAGTTCAACAGCAACCAGGCAACAGTATACAAT GCTGTCCTTAAGGCTCATAATGCTGTCATATCACACATGCAGCCTGGAGTAAAATGGGTCGATATGCACAA GCTGGCCGAGCAGACAATACTTGAATCTCTCAAGAATGAAAAGATTATCCATGG TGATATTGCTGATATGATGACTCGAAGGTTAGGTGCTGTTTTCATGCCTCATGGTCTTGGGCACTTGCTTGGAATTGACACCCATGATCCCGGAGGCTACCCTGAG GGCTTAGAGAGGCCAAAGGAGCCAGGACTGAGCTCCTTGCGGACCATAAGAGAACTTAAAGAAGGCATG GTTATTACGGTTGAGCCAGGCTGTTATTTCATCGATGCTTTGCTGAGGCCTGCCAGGGATGATCCAGTTTCCTCAAAATTCTTCAACTGGGAAGAGATTGAGAAGTACAAAAGTTTTGGTGGTGTTCGTATTGAAAGTGATCTG TATGTGACGGCACAAGGATGCAAGAACCTGACAAACTGCCCCCGGGAGACCTGGGAAATCGAAGCGGTAATGGCTGGCGTGCCATGGCCTCCACGTGCTTCCGTGACAAAAGCAGAGAACGGACTGCCCAAAGCCTGA
- the LOC123144452 gene encoding xaa-Pro dipeptidase isoform X2: protein MATSSLAPPEVPMELHAGNRDRLLTALRAHLSATASPPRGIALLQGGEEQTRHCTDHLELFRQESYFAYLFGVREPGFYGAIDIASGQSILFAPRLPPDYAVWMGEIKPLPYFKDRYKVDLVFYVDEIVQVLQDRFSQHGKPVLFLLYGKSTDSGNYSKPASFEGIEKFDTDLGTLHPILTECRVIKSEMELGLIQYANDVSSEAHIEVMRQAKPGMKEYQLESIFLHHSYRYGACRHCSYTCICATGENSSILHYGHTAAPNDRTLNDGDMALMDMGAEYNFYGSDITCSYPINGKFNSNQATVYNAVLKAHNAVISHMQPGVKWVDMHKLAEQTILESLKNEKIIHGDIADMMTRRLGAVFMPHGLGHLLGIDTHDPGGYPEGLERPKEPGLSSLRTIRELKEGMVITVEPGCYFIDALLRPARDDPVSSKFFNWEEIEKYKSFGGVRIESDLYVTAQGCKNLTNCPRETWEIEAVMAGVPWPPRASVTKAENGLPKA from the exons ATGGCGACCTCCTCTCTTGCTCCGCCTGAGGTGCCCATGGAGCTGCATGCGGGCAACCGTGACCGCCTCTTAACCGCACTTCGCGCCCACCTCTCCGCCACCGCTAGCCCTCCCCGTGGCATCGCCCTCCTCCAG GGCGGTGAGGAGCAGACACGACACTGCACTGATCATCTCGAGCTGTTTAG GCAGGAGAGCTACTTTGCTTATCTCTTCGGAGTGCGTGAGCCAGGGTTCTACGGCGCTATA GACATCGCCTCTGGACAATCGATTTTGTTTGCTCCAAGGTTGCCACCTGACTATGCTGTCTGGATGGGTGAAATAAAACCACTCCCTTATTTTAAG GATAGGTACAAGGTCGATTTGGTCTTCTATGTCGATGAGATTGTGCAGGTTCTGCAAGATCGATTCAGTCAGCATGGGAAGCCTGTGTTGTTTCTCTTGTATGGAAAGAGTACTGACAGCGGAAATTACTCAAAGCCTGCTAGTTTTGAA GGGATAGAGAAGTTTGACACCGATTTGGGTACACTCCACCCTATCTTAACTGAATGCCGTGTTATCAAATCTGAAATGGAGCTTGGCCTCATTCAATATGCCAATGATGTTAGCTCAGAAGCACACATTGAG GTTATGAGACAGGCAAAACCAGGCATGAAGGAATATCAGTTAGAAAGCATATTTCTTCATCATTCTTATAGGTATGGAGCCTGTCGACATTGCTCCTACACATGCATATGCGCTACCGGAGAGAACAG TTCTATTCTTCATTATGGACATACGGCTGCTCCAAATGACCGG ACGCTGAATGATGGAGACATGGCTCTAATGGACATGGGAGCTGAATATAATTTCTATGGCTCTGACATCACATGTTCATACCCC ATAAATGGGAAGTTCAACAGCAACCAGGCAACAGTATACAAT GCTGTCCTTAAGGCTCATAATGCTGTCATATCACACATGCAGCCTGGAGTAAAATGGGTCGATATGCACAA GCTGGCCGAGCAGACAATACTTGAATCTCTCAAGAATGAAAAGATTATCCATGG TGATATTGCTGATATGATGACTCGAAGGTTAGGTGCTGTTTTCATGCCTCATGGTCTTGGGCACTTGCTTGGAATTGACACCCATGATCCCGGAGGCTACCCTGAG GGCTTAGAGAGGCCAAAGGAGCCAGGACTGAGCTCCTTGCGGACCATAAGAGAACTTAAAGAAGGCATG GTTATTACGGTTGAGCCAGGCTGTTATTTCATCGATGCTTTGCTGAGGCCTGCCAGGGATGATCCAGTTTCCTCAAAATTCTTCAACTGGGAAGAGATTGAGAAGTACAAAAGTTTTGGTGGTGTTCGTATTGAAAGTGATCTG TATGTGACGGCACAAGGATGCAAGAACCTGACAAACTGCCCCCGGGAGACCTGGGAAATCGAAGCGGTAATGGCTGGCGTGCCATGGCCTCCACGTGCTTCCGTGACAAAAGCAGAGAACGGACTGCCCAAAGCCTGA